One part of the Anaeromyxobacter sp. Fw109-5 genome encodes these proteins:
- a CDS encoding MFS transporter, with translation MTTTLASDPARPTPPFLFLFLDLPFGAAVGYAMIAMPFWLRQGGVPLDRVGAISAAVFAPHAFKILWIPVLDIGSLKRAWYLAMTAATAGLLVAASLVPDPLRNLGLYTTLVMLAQATATTAHAANNALMAITTRLEDKGKAGGFSMASNVGGTGLLGALALWVSEHVSPRAGGLVLAVVIVASAALALRIVEPRRVDLAVAQAGSLARALGRHLWEMLKDLGRTVRSRDGFTGLVICLVPVGCGALTNLFAGMAPDFGATGRVVGIVNGIGGGLTAAAGALVGGYLADRMSRRLAYAAAGGLTALSALAMLLAPLTQTTYAWGTLAYSFANGIAFATWAGMVLELIGHTAATTTKYALFNASSNLAISYVTWLDGWAAGGWLFPAELRGSRGSLAMDVMLTLAGIAALLVMVAVVRRRAGPSPAASAADVGG, from the coding sequence GTGACGACGACGCTCGCCTCCGACCCCGCGCGCCCGACGCCCCCCTTCCTGTTCCTCTTCCTCGATCTGCCGTTCGGGGCGGCGGTCGGCTACGCCATGATCGCCATGCCGTTCTGGCTGCGGCAGGGTGGCGTGCCGCTCGATCGGGTGGGCGCGATCAGCGCCGCGGTGTTCGCCCCGCACGCCTTCAAGATCCTCTGGATCCCGGTGCTCGACATCGGTTCGCTGAAGCGCGCCTGGTACCTCGCCATGACCGCGGCGACGGCGGGGCTCCTCGTCGCGGCCTCGCTCGTCCCGGACCCGCTGCGGAACCTGGGCCTGTACACGACCCTCGTGATGCTGGCCCAGGCGACCGCCACGACCGCGCACGCCGCGAACAACGCGCTCATGGCGATCACCACCCGGCTCGAGGACAAGGGCAAGGCGGGCGGGTTCTCGATGGCCTCGAACGTGGGCGGGACGGGCCTGCTCGGCGCCCTCGCGCTGTGGGTCTCGGAGCACGTCTCGCCGCGCGCCGGCGGCCTCGTCCTCGCCGTGGTGATCGTCGCGAGCGCGGCGCTCGCGCTGCGCATCGTCGAGCCGCGCCGCGTCGATCTGGCCGTCGCGCAGGCGGGGAGCCTGGCGCGGGCGCTCGGGCGGCACCTGTGGGAGATGCTGAAGGACCTGGGCCGCACGGTCCGCAGCCGCGACGGCTTCACCGGGCTCGTGATCTGCCTCGTACCGGTGGGCTGCGGGGCGCTCACGAACCTGTTCGCCGGGATGGCGCCGGACTTCGGCGCGACGGGGCGCGTGGTCGGGATCGTGAACGGCATCGGCGGCGGGCTGACGGCGGCGGCGGGCGCGCTCGTGGGGGGCTACCTCGCCGACCGCATGAGCCGGCGCCTCGCCTACGCGGCCGCGGGCGGGCTCACCGCGCTCTCGGCGCTCGCCATGCTGCTCGCGCCGCTCACGCAGACGACCTACGCGTGGGGCACGCTCGCCTACTCCTTCGCGAACGGGATCGCCTTCGCCACCTGGGCCGGCATGGTGCTCGAGCTCATCGGCCACACGGCCGCGACCACCACGAAGTACGCGCTGTTCAACGCCTCCTCGAACCTCGCCATCAGCTACGTCACGTGGCTCGACGGGTGGGCGGCGGGCGGGTGGCTCTTCCCGGCGGAGCTCCGCGGGTCGCGCGGCTCGCTCGCCATGGACGTCATGCTGACGCTCGCCGGGATCGCCGCCCTGCTGGTGATGGTGGCGGTGGTGCGGCGGCGCGCGGGGCCTTCGCCCGCAGCGTCCGCGGCGGACGTCGGAGGCTGA
- a CDS encoding M1 family metallopeptidase — translation MPHPTDERTFRLPTHLRPTRYDATLSVDLEGKRFSGTERVELAAAQPADELVLHAAELDVTRATLRVADRVLEPASITPVAASETVVLRFAEPVPAGAGTLELAWTGRMTGGLRGLYLAGSGLAATQFEAADARRVFPCFDEPGFKARWRLVVEAPAAAVVLSNGAPEREEALGPGRKRVGFAETPPLPTYLVALVVGPIDGSPATSVRGVPVRTWASPEKLPLTGFGQDVAVAVLPRLEDYFGVPYAFGKVDQVGLPEFEAGAMENAGLITFREVALLLDPQTASLAQKKRVAEVVTHELAHQWFGNWVTMTWWDDLWLNEAFATWMAFKIVDRWNPAWRVWLEFDQGKAAAMHLDALRSTHPIRAEIRDVNAAGEAFDLITYEKGGAVLRMIEGYLGEERFRDGIRLYMRRHAQGNAVADDLWSALGEASGEPVVELANAWIGKPGFPLVRVAREGRRLVLEQRRFFSEPGAGEGDDSLWPVPLVVRHGDGERVTEQRVLLRERRAEVELAGGAEPAYVCANAAATGFYRVAYDAAGLDAIGRAVGRLAPAERIQLLSDEWALVRCGEREIDAFLDLVTRFGAEADHAVLDELVARLSAIDHRLLADGDRLRFAALVVTLFGPHLAALGWDAAPGEADAVRLRRAAAVRALGVVARSAGVVGEAAARLDRWIAGDRKALEPNLHDASVAMAARAGDASRFERFRALFAKETDPAFRRRWLLALASFEDPNLAARGVELAFTDEVPLQDVASFVAALLANRTARRPFWERLRADWERLHARVKGAPMLLRRIVEAMGALVERRELEEAEAFLAAHPLDEARQAIAQTLERLRQDVALRERTQAGIGRWLEAR, via the coding sequence ATGCCCCACCCCACCGACGAGCGTACGTTCCGGCTCCCGACCCACCTGCGCCCCACGCGCTACGACGCGACCCTCTCCGTGGATCTCGAGGGCAAGCGCTTCTCCGGGACGGAGCGGGTCGAGCTCGCCGCGGCGCAGCCGGCCGACGAGCTCGTCCTGCACGCCGCCGAGCTGGACGTGACGCGGGCGACGCTGCGCGTGGCGGATCGGGTCCTGGAGCCCGCCTCGATCACGCCCGTGGCCGCGAGCGAGACGGTCGTCCTGCGCTTCGCCGAGCCGGTGCCGGCCGGAGCGGGGACGCTCGAGCTCGCGTGGACCGGCCGCATGACCGGAGGGCTGCGCGGCCTCTACCTCGCCGGGAGCGGCCTCGCCGCCACGCAGTTCGAGGCGGCGGACGCGCGGCGCGTCTTCCCCTGCTTCGACGAGCCAGGGTTCAAGGCCCGCTGGCGGCTGGTCGTCGAGGCGCCCGCGGCGGCGGTCGTGCTCTCGAACGGCGCGCCGGAGCGCGAGGAGGCGCTCGGCCCGGGCCGCAAGCGGGTCGGCTTCGCGGAGACGCCGCCGCTCCCGACCTACCTCGTCGCGCTGGTGGTCGGCCCCATCGACGGGTCCCCCGCCACGAGCGTCCGCGGCGTGCCGGTTCGCACGTGGGCCTCCCCGGAGAAGCTCCCGCTCACCGGGTTCGGTCAGGACGTCGCCGTCGCGGTGCTGCCGCGCCTCGAGGACTACTTCGGCGTCCCCTATGCGTTCGGCAAGGTCGATCAGGTCGGGCTCCCCGAGTTCGAGGCCGGAGCGATGGAGAACGCGGGGCTCATCACCTTCCGCGAGGTGGCGCTCCTCCTCGATCCGCAGACGGCCTCCCTCGCGCAGAAGAAGCGGGTCGCGGAGGTCGTGACCCACGAGCTCGCGCACCAGTGGTTCGGCAACTGGGTCACCATGACGTGGTGGGACGACCTCTGGCTCAACGAGGCGTTCGCCACCTGGATGGCCTTCAAGATCGTCGACCGGTGGAACCCCGCCTGGCGCGTGTGGCTGGAGTTCGACCAGGGCAAGGCGGCGGCGATGCACCTCGACGCCCTGCGCTCGACGCACCCCATCCGCGCCGAGATCCGCGACGTGAACGCGGCCGGCGAGGCGTTCGATCTCATCACCTACGAGAAGGGCGGGGCGGTGCTCCGCATGATCGAGGGCTACCTGGGCGAGGAGCGGTTCCGGGACGGCATCCGCCTCTACATGCGGCGGCACGCGCAGGGGAACGCGGTCGCCGACGACCTGTGGTCCGCGCTGGGGGAGGCGTCCGGAGAGCCGGTGGTCGAGCTCGCGAACGCCTGGATCGGCAAGCCCGGGTTCCCGCTCGTGCGCGTCGCGAGGGAGGGGCGCAGGCTCGTGCTCGAGCAGCGCCGCTTCTTCTCGGAGCCCGGGGCCGGGGAGGGCGACGACTCGCTCTGGCCGGTGCCGCTGGTGGTTCGCCACGGCGACGGAGAGCGCGTGACCGAGCAGCGGGTCCTGCTGCGCGAGCGGCGCGCCGAGGTGGAGCTCGCCGGCGGCGCCGAGCCCGCCTACGTGTGCGCGAACGCGGCCGCGACCGGCTTCTACCGCGTGGCGTACGACGCCGCGGGGCTCGACGCCATCGGGCGCGCCGTCGGCCGGCTCGCCCCGGCGGAGCGGATCCAGCTGCTCTCCGACGAGTGGGCCCTGGTGCGCTGCGGCGAGCGGGAGATCGACGCGTTCCTCGACCTCGTCACGCGCTTCGGCGCCGAGGCGGACCACGCCGTCCTGGACGAGCTGGTGGCGCGGCTCTCCGCGATCGACCACCGGCTGCTCGCGGACGGCGACCGGCTCCGCTTCGCGGCGCTCGTCGTCACGCTGTTCGGCCCGCACCTCGCCGCGCTCGGCTGGGACGCCGCGCCGGGCGAGGCGGATGCGGTCCGGCTGCGCCGGGCGGCGGCGGTGCGCGCGCTCGGCGTCGTGGCGCGGAGCGCGGGGGTGGTCGGCGAGGCCGCGGCCCGCCTCGACCGGTGGATCGCCGGCGACCGCAAGGCGCTGGAGCCGAACCTGCACGACGCCTCCGTGGCGATGGCGGCGCGCGCGGGGGACGCGTCCCGCTTCGAGCGGTTCCGCGCGCTCTTCGCGAAGGAGACCGATCCGGCCTTCCGCCGCCGCTGGCTGCTCGCCCTCGCCTCCTTCGAGGACCCGAACCTGGCCGCGCGCGGCGTGGAGCTGGCCTTCACCGACGAGGTCCCGCTGCAGGACGTCGCCTCGTTCGTGGCCGCGCTCCTCGCGAACCGCACCGCGCGCCGGCCGTTCTGGGAGCGGCTGCGGGCGGATTGGGAGCGGCTGCACGCGCGCGTGAAGGGCGCCCCCATGCTGCTGCGCCGCATCGTGGAGGCGATGGGCGCGCTCGTCGAGCGGCGGGAGCTGGAGGAGGCCGAGGCGTTCCTGGCGGCGCACCCGCTCGACGAGGCGCGCCAGGCCATCGCGCAGACGCTCGAGCGGCTCCGCCAGGACGTGGCCCTCCGCGAGCGGACGCAGGCGGGGATCGGGCGGTGGCTGGAGGCGCGGTAG
- a CDS encoding ferritin: MIGPKMSEALNRHVQAELYSAHLYLGMSAWCEAHVWKGFARWLRAQHAEELEHARRSLDFLLARGGEARFGPVEAPPAAWASVNDVFEKVLEHERKVTSLVHELHAVAVEERDTAARVFLDGFVTEQVEEEAAADEIIQKLRMVGDRPGAALYLDKEYGKRGKVA, translated from the coding sequence ATGATCGGACCGAAGATGAGCGAGGCCCTGAACCGCCACGTCCAGGCGGAGCTGTACTCGGCGCACCTGTACCTGGGGATGTCGGCGTGGTGCGAGGCGCACGTGTGGAAGGGGTTCGCGCGCTGGCTCCGGGCGCAGCACGCCGAGGAGCTCGAGCACGCGCGGAGGAGCCTCGACTTCCTCCTCGCGCGCGGGGGTGAGGCGCGCTTCGGCCCGGTCGAAGCGCCTCCTGCCGCGTGGGCCAGCGTGAACGACGTGTTCGAGAAGGTCCTGGAGCACGAGCGCAAGGTGACGTCCCTCGTGCACGAGCTCCACGCCGTCGCGGTGGAAGAGCGAGACACCGCGGCGCGGGTGTTCCTCGACGGGTTCGTCACCGAGCAGGTCGAGGAGGAGGCGGCCGCGGACGAGATCATCCAGAAGCTGCGCATGGTCGGCGACCGCCCGGGGGCCGCGCTCTATCTCGACAAGGAATACGGGAAGCGCGGGAAGGTCGCCTAG